The nucleotide window TATGGCTCAGCGGCTGCGCCATGGTGGAGGTGCGCTCGCTCGGCCCGGATCAGTACATCGCGATGAAACGCGGTGACATCCTGTCCACGGGCAAGCTCAGCGCGGCCACCGACGAGACGATTCGTGTGGCAGGACTGGACGAGACGATCTGCGCCAAGCCGTCGCTCGACTGTATCGATGCGCTCGGCCGCGCGAAGGAAATCGACATCGACCGGCGGCTGGCCGCCATGGCCGAAATGTCGATGCAACTGGCCATCGCGCAAACACCGACCGGCGATACCCTCTGGAACGACTCGCAGTTCGACCTGTGGCTGCGCTCGGCGCGTTACGCGTACGCCTACCTCTTTTATGGCGACCGCCCTTCCAGTGAGCGCGCCTTCGAAGACCGCCAGACGCAGGTTCGCGACTATTACAACTACGCGGTGCAGATGTTCTCGGTGGCGCTGTTCCGCCGCGTACAGCGCACCGGCAGCGACAAGATCGCCGGCTGGACGCTGCCGGTCGACGCCAGCAGCGTGCGGTTTGCCAACAACCGCACCCAGCCACGCGAAGTGCTACCCGCGTCGACACTGCGCTTTGCAGGCCTGCGCAGCCCGTATCGCCGCGACGGTTTCGGTGCCGAGCTGGTGGCCGTGCTCGATGACAAATCGGCCGCCGATGCCGTCGTTGCCACGGGCCGCACGCCGGCTCCACGCGGCGACGCCTCGACCGGCCCAGACAACGACAACGTTTATTCACAGAACACGAATGACCGGCAAGGGGGCAGCAGTCGTGCCCGCACGAGTCAGGAAAGCCTCGCGTCGCGCGATTTTCACCGGGCGACCGATCCGAACGCCGGCCCAGAGTTCAGCGAAATGTCGTCGCCGTCGCTCACGCTGCTGTTGCGCTTCAACGGCAACACGCTCGACGAAATTCTGACCACCCAGGTCGCCACGCTCGTCGTGTACGACCCCTATCGTCAGACCTCGATCGAGTTGCATGGCCAGACCGTGCCGCTGGCGGGTAACTTCACGGCGGGTTACGGCCTGTGGCTCGCCCGCTCGGGCTTTGCCGAGCAGTCGTTGCGCACCCTGTTCGGGCGTGACCGTGGGATCGTGCGGCCGCACATCTATCTGATGCAGCCGTTCGACCCCAGCCGCCGGGTGATCCTGATGCTGCACGGCCTCGCCAGCAGCCCGGAGGCCTGGGTGAATCTGGCCAATGAAATTCAGGGCGACGCCGCGCTGCGCGAGCATTTCCAGATCTGGCAGGTGTACTACCCGACCAACGCGCCGCTGCTCGTGAACGCCATGGCGATCCGAAACGCCTTCGATGCGACGCTCAAGCACTTTGACCCGGACGGTCAATCGGCCGCCTCGCACGACGCCGTGGTCATCGGCCACAGCATGGGCGGTGTGATCGCGCGGCTGATGGTGTCGAGTGCCGACGACCAGCTCTGGAATGCGTTTCAGGAGGACTACCACCTCGATGGCGATCAACTGACGCGCGCCCGCGACCGGCTCGACCCGCTCTTCCACTTCGCACCGATGCCGCAGTTCGAGCGGGCGATCTTCATCGCGGCCCCGCATCGCGGCACCCCGTTCGCGCGCAACCGGCTGGGCCGTTGGATCTCCAACCTCATCAAACTGCCGGTCACGCTGCTCTCGGGCATCGACGATGTGCTGCACTACGCCACCGGCTCGGAAGACAACCCCTCGGAAGGCAAGACGCGCTACGTGCCCAACAGCATCGACCAGTTGCGCGACAACGATCCTTATGTGGTGGCGGCGGCCGGACTCGGCATCTCGCCGAAGGTGCAATATCACTCGATCATTGCGCGCCGCAATGCCGCGGGCCCGCTTCAGGAATCGAGTGACGGCGTGGTGCCGTATGCGAGTGCCCATCTGGATGGCGCGCAGTCCGAGCGCGTGATTGTCTCGGGCCACAGCGTGCAGGAGACGCCGCAGGCGATTCTCGAAATTCGCCGCATCCTGCATGAGGATGTCGACGAACTCGATCCGGTGAAGTCGCTCAAGGGCGTGCGGGCGTTCCAGAGCATCGATCCGCCGCCGCGCGTCGCCCCGCCGAAGGTCGCCAAGCCAAACGCTGCGACGCCCCCCGCGAAGTAACGCCGGGGGCATTGCTGCATTGCGATGCTCAGGAAATCGCGTTCACCTGAATGTGATACACGCCCCACGGGCACAGCGTGAACTGCTCCTTGAGCGGTTTGCCCGCGAGGGCCGGGATGGCGGCCGGATCGTAGACGGCCCAGAGCGGACCGAGGCCGCCCAGCGCGAGCGGCTTGTCGTCGATGTGCGTGGCTAGCAGGAATTGATAGTCGCGTAACTGACCCAGCGTCGTCGCCACCACGTAGCCGTCGATCGCACGCAACAGCACCTGCGTGGCCGGGTTAGTCGGCATGCCCGTCTGCGCGAGCACCTCGGCGAGACGCGGGCCGCGCAATGTGTGCGGCTTCGCGTCGTATTCCAGCGTCGGGCGAATCGTTTGCGCCGGCAGACGCGCCAGCGCGCCAAAATCGAACGCATAGGCCGCGTCGAACTGCACCAACTGTTTGTGGAAGAGCTGATCGAGCGCCGGATCGACCGGGCCACGATTGTGGCGCTGAATGCCGCCGCTGACCGTGACGAGCGGCGTCGTCGCCGAGGCCACGGGGGCCTGCGGCTTTGCCAGCACAGGTGCCGAGACGCCGAGCGCCACGGCGCTGGCCAGAAATTCACGTTTCTTCATGCGAGGTCGTGACGAGAGGTGAAAGGTGCGAAGCAACGAGCGGCGGCGCACGCGAAGACGATCTCCGCCCACCCCGCCGCAAAGTCGCCCGAGCTTATCACGCAGACGTCACGACATCGCTCACCGTGAAGATGAGGCAGCCGCCTTCTGGAACGTGAACTGCACGCGTCCGTCGCGAATCGGCAGGATGTCTGGCCGGTCTTCACCGACTTCGGCATCGAGCCGCTCGTTCAGGCGCGTGTTCATCGCCATCAACAGTTCGCCATTACCTCGCGCGTCGAGTGCCAGATTGCGCGACTCGGTCGGGTCGGCGTGCAGATCGTAGAGCTCGACATCGTTGTTCGCGAACAGCGCCTCCAGCGACGTGGGCCGGTTGAACTGCGTCGGCGAGAAATAGCGCGAGAACCGGTAGCGCCCGTCGAACACGCTCCGAATCATGCCGCGATGACGGAAGTCCGGTTGACGCGCCATCACCCGCCGATGAATCTCCTCAATTGGCACACCCTTCTCACGCAACGTGGCGTATTCCTGCGCGAGCCATTCGCTGTCGTAGAACAGCAGCATCGCGTAGTTGAACAAGGCCGCCGGGCGCACCGCATCGACGCCTTGCCGCTCCGGCGCGCGCAGCAACGGCGTCAAGTTGTGACCGTGCGCGCCATCGCCCGCGATGCGCGCAATACCCGCCGAGTCCAGTCCGGTGAGCCCCAGCAGCGTCGGCGTGATATCGACGTGCGAACTCAGCGCCGCGCACTGCTTGCCGCCCGGGTACGCCGGATGCCGGATCACCAACGGCACGTTGTTCTGTTCGCGATAGGTGGTCGGCCCTTTGCCTACCAGCTTGTGCGCACCCACGTGATCGCCATGGTCGGCGCTCATCACGACGATGGTGTTCTTGTCGATGCCCAGTTCGCGCAGCGTGTCGAGCAACGTCACCACGTGCGTGTCGCAATCGCGAATGCAGTTGAAGTAATAGTCCTGATAGACGCGAAGCCGGGCGTCGTCGATCGGATAGTCGCCCACCAGCACACCTTCCGCCGCGTTGTACACCCCATGCGCTGCCGGCCGTCCCGGCGCGTCGTAGGCTTGCTTGCGCGTGGCGGCCAGCGGCACGTTCCAATGCGCGTCATACAAGGCGTCGCGCGGCGGACGCGCATTGCCGAGCGTCGGCCGGTTGGCGTTCTGCTGATCGACGCCGGCCGGATCGGTGTTCAGGAACATCGCATCGTGCGGATTGACCAGATTCACCGCCATGAACCACGGTTTGTTATCGCTGCCCAGCTGCGCGCCGCGCCCACGCAGCCACGACACGGCCGACGAGGTGGTGAGACCGTCGTAGGTATAGCCGCCGCGCACCCGGCCAATCAGATCGCCTACGCCGAAGTAGTCGTCGAAACCGTATGACTTGATCAGCTCGTTGTATTCCTGCGTCGGGGTGTCGTACGGCGTGTGGTTGTGATGCAGCTTGCCGCTCAGATGCCACTTGCCGAGATACGCCGCGTAGTAGCCCGCGTCTCGCATCATGTCGCCGATGGTGCGAATGTCGGGCGACATATCGGGTTGCCATGGAATGCCGCAGTTATCGAACACACGCGTGTGCTGGATGTGCTGACCGGTGTAGACCGTCGAGCGCGACGGCGAGCACACGCACGATGCAATCTGGTGATTGACGAACGTCACCCCTTCGCGGCGCAGGCGCTCACGCCCCGGCACCGGGAACGGCCACTGGTCGAAGTGCCGCTCCTGATCCGTGAGGATGAACAGGATGTTGTAACCCTTGGGCGGCACGGGCGGTGCCTCGGCGGGCACGACGTAGCCATCGTCCGGTGATGGCGCAGCGCGCGGCGCGGCGGCGGACGCTGCCACGGCCGACGAGGCCAATCCGGCGGACGCCACGGCCGCACCAGCCTGCTTCAGAAAGTGGCGGCGCGACGGTTGTGTGGCGGCGGCCGAAGCCCCCGCATCGGATACCTCGTTGGGGTGAACCGGATCGACGGGCGCAGTCGTCGGTGGCTGTTCGCGCTCGGGCATGTCTCTCGCTCCTGTGGGGCGTCGGCGTCGCTTTTGTGATTTGCGCCGATGGCCGGGATTGACGTTTGATTGACGTTTGATTGACGTTGCTCACCTCGATGCGTTGGCGTGATGTCACGCATTGGGCGGCAACGGAATCCCATTATTTGGCAAGATTCAGCACCCATCGATGAAAAGTGACGCTATATTCATTACCTAAATGACATCAATGATGCGGTAACTCGTCTACGCAGAGCCGCCTACGCCGATCCCCATGAACACTCGTTCTACGACCTCGCCACAAGTCGGCCCGTCCAGTGACAATGCGCACGTCGACGACCCGGTCCGGCTTGCCCGTCAGATTCCCGCCGTGCTTCGCAAGCTGCGCATTCGCGATCTGGAAACGCTGCGCTGGCTCGGCCGCACGCGCAGCTTTGCGCGCACGGCCGAGGCAGCGGCAATTACGCAGCCGGCATTGTCGAAGTGGTTACGAGAGATAGAGCAAGCGCTGGGGGTCTCATTGTTCGAGCGCACCACGCGGCGCGTGAGTCCCACGCCCTACGGTGACGCCCTGCTGGAGCGCGCCGAGCGCATGCTGACCGATCTGGCCGGCGTCGCGCCAGCCGTGCAAGCGCTGCGCGACGGACTCGGACTGCCCGTGAATGTCGGCATTCTGCCGGGTATGGCCAGCGTGCTGATGCCGCAGGCGCTCGCCCGAATTGAACAAACCGGCCCCGCGCTGCGCATCAACCTGTTTGAAGAAACGCTGGATCGGTTGTTACCCCGTGCCCACTGGCACGAAATCGATCTGCTGGTCTGCCGGCTCGACGCCGCCGCCATGAACGCCGGGTTTGGCGTGGTCCCCTTGTATGACGACGATGTGCGGGTATTCGGGGCGCATAACCACCCCCTGACGCGGCATGCAGCACCGACATGGGCGGACGCCGCCCGCTACCCGTGGATCGTGCCGCCGCCCGGCACGCCGATGCGTCGCGCCATCGATACCGAGTTCGCACATCAGGGGCTGCCCGCCCCGCGCGTCATCATGGAATCGACCACGCTCATGACCAACGCCAGCACCGCGCAAGCGATGCCATGCCTGTTTCTTGCATCGACACTCGGCGTCGCGCGCTCGCCGCTGGGCGGCAGTCTGCACGACTTCGGCCTGCGTTTCGCTCACGTGGCGCCCACCGTCGGTGTACTGCACGGTCAAGCCCCGAACGCCGCAGCGCTGGCGCTCATCGACGTGTTACGTGACGTTGCCCGCACGCTGACACCGCCGTCATACGGTCGATCCGAGCGCTAACGCAAACCTCTCTCGCGCGTCGAACCATGAATGGAATTAATGCGACCATAAAATATGACCATTTTCATTCATTGATCGAATTCTCTATGATCGTCGTCACTGCTCCACTCATCTGGCGGCGACGTCACTAGAGAACCATGGCAAAGACACACAATCTGGGATTCCCGCGCATCGGCGCGAAGCGCGAACTGAAGTTCGGTCTGGAAGCGTATTGGAAAGGCCAATCGTCGCGTGACGAACTGAAGTCGCTGGGCGCGTCGCTGCGCCAGCGCCACTGGCAAGATCAGGCAGGCCTCGATCTGGCCCCGGTCGGCGACTTCGCCTTCTACGATCAAGTGCTCGACATGAGCTTCACGCTGGGCAACTTGCCCGAGCGCGTGCAGAACTTCCATGGCGATGCGCTGGACAACTACTTCCGTGTCGCGCGCGGCCGCTCGGCCCAGAGCGCCGAGGACCACACGGCCTGCTGCGGTGGCGTCGCCGCCGGTGAAATGACCAAGTGGTTCGATACGAACTATCACTACATCGTCCCGGAATTCTCGGCCGCCACGCAGTTCTCGCTCGACGCCTCGCGCCTGATCGACCAACTCGCCGAAGCCCGTGCTGCGGGCGTCAAGGCCAAACCAGTCATCGTCGGCCCGGTCACCTACCTGTGGCTCGGCAAGGCCAAGGACGACAGCGACAAGCTCGCCCTGTTGCCGCGTCTGTTGCCGGTCTACGTGAAACTGCTTGAAACCCTCGCCGCACAAGGCGTGGAATGGGTGCAGATCGACGAACCGATTCTCGTGACCGAACTGGGCGCCGAATGGCAAAAAGCTTTCGAGACGGCCTATGCTGCCCTCGCCCATGCGCCGGTCAAGCGTCTGCTCGCCACGTACTTCGGTGAGCTCATCGAAAATCTGCCGCTGGCTTGCCGCCTGCCGGTCGATGGGCTGCACCTCGACGCCGTCAACGCCAAAGGTGAAGTCGCCAAGGCCCTCGCCGCGCTGCCCGCTGACAAGGTGGTCTCGCTGGGCGTGATCAACGGCCGCAACATCTGGAAATCGGATCTGGCCGCCGTTCTTGAATGGCTGGAGCCCATCGCCAGACAACTCGGCGACCGCCTGTGGATTGCGCCGTCGTGCTCGCTGCTGCACGTGCCCGTCGATCTGGAAAGCGAACAGAAGCTGGACGGTGAAATCCGTGCGTGGCTCGCCTTCGCCAAGCAAAAGCTGGCAGAGCTCAGCGTGCTGGCGCGTGCCATCAACGAAGGCCGAGACGCCGTGTCCGCCGAGCTGAATGCGAATGCCGGTGCCATCGCCAGCCGCCGCGCGTCGCCGCGCGTGCACAACCCGGCGGTCAAGGCTGCCGTCGCGAAGATCGAGGCCTCGCTGGGCCGCCGTCAGCGTCCGTATATCGAGCGGGCCCCGAAGCAGGCCGCCAAGCTGAAACTGCCGCTGTTCCCGACCACCACCATCGGCTCGTTTCCGCAAACGGCCGAGATCCGCACCGCCCGCAGTCAGTACAAGGCTGGCGAACTGGATCAGGCAGGTTACGTCGCCGCCAT belongs to Pandoraea norimbergensis and includes:
- a CDS encoding esterase/lipase family protein translates to MIVVTRAPAIPASNSPKHAVWRRILRYAALVASAVWLSGCAMVEVRSLGPDQYIAMKRGDILSTGKLSAATDETIRVAGLDETICAKPSLDCIDALGRAKEIDIDRRLAAMAEMSMQLAIAQTPTGDTLWNDSQFDLWLRSARYAYAYLFYGDRPSSERAFEDRQTQVRDYYNYAVQMFSVALFRRVQRTGSDKIAGWTLPVDASSVRFANNRTQPREVLPASTLRFAGLRSPYRRDGFGAELVAVLDDKSAADAVVATGRTPAPRGDASTGPDNDNVYSQNTNDRQGGSSRARTSQESLASRDFHRATDPNAGPEFSEMSSPSLTLLLRFNGNTLDEILTTQVATLVVYDPYRQTSIELHGQTVPLAGNFTAGYGLWLARSGFAEQSLRTLFGRDRGIVRPHIYLMQPFDPSRRVILMLHGLASSPEAWVNLANEIQGDAALREHFQIWQVYYPTNAPLLVNAMAIRNAFDATLKHFDPDGQSAASHDAVVIGHSMGGVIARLMVSSADDQLWNAFQEDYHLDGDQLTRARDRLDPLFHFAPMPQFERAIFIAAPHRGTPFARNRLGRWISNLIKLPVTLLSGIDDVLHYATGSEDNPSEGKTRYVPNSIDQLRDNDPYVVAAAGLGISPKVQYHSIIARRNAAGPLQESSDGVVPYASAHLDGAQSERVIVSGHSVQETPQAILEIRRILHEDVDELDPVKSLKGVRAFQSIDPPPRVAPPKVAKPNAATPPAK
- a CDS encoding sulfatase-like hydrolase/transferase, yielding MPEREQPPTTAPVDPVHPNEVSDAGASAAATQPSRRHFLKQAGAAVASAGLASSAVAASAAAPRAAPSPDDGYVVPAEAPPVPPKGYNILFILTDQERHFDQWPFPVPGRERLRREGVTFVNHQIASCVCSPSRSTVYTGQHIQHTRVFDNCGIPWQPDMSPDIRTIGDMMRDAGYYAAYLGKWHLSGKLHHNHTPYDTPTQEYNELIKSYGFDDYFGVGDLIGRVRGGYTYDGLTTSSAVSWLRGRGAQLGSDNKPWFMAVNLVNPHDAMFLNTDPAGVDQQNANRPTLGNARPPRDALYDAHWNVPLAATRKQAYDAPGRPAAHGVYNAAEGVLVGDYPIDDARLRVYQDYYFNCIRDCDTHVVTLLDTLRELGIDKNTIVVMSADHGDHVGAHKLVGKGPTTYREQNNVPLVIRHPAYPGGKQCAALSSHVDITPTLLGLTGLDSAGIARIAGDGAHGHNLTPLLRAPERQGVDAVRPAALFNYAMLLFYDSEWLAQEYATLREKGVPIEEIHRRVMARQPDFRHRGMIRSVFDGRYRFSRYFSPTQFNRPTSLEALFANNDVELYDLHADPTESRNLALDARGNGELLMAMNTRLNERLDAEVGEDRPDILPIRDGRVQFTFQKAAASSSR
- a CDS encoding LysR family transcriptional regulator — protein: MNTRSTTSPQVGPSSDNAHVDDPVRLARQIPAVLRKLRIRDLETLRWLGRTRSFARTAEAAAITQPALSKWLREIEQALGVSLFERTTRRVSPTPYGDALLERAERMLTDLAGVAPAVQALRDGLGLPVNVGILPGMASVLMPQALARIEQTGPALRINLFEETLDRLLPRAHWHEIDLLVCRLDAAAMNAGFGVVPLYDDDVRVFGAHNHPLTRHAAPTWADAARYPWIVPPPGTPMRRAIDTEFAHQGLPAPRVIMESTTLMTNASTAQAMPCLFLASTLGVARSPLGGSLHDFGLRFAHVAPTVGVLHGQAPNAAALALIDVLRDVARTLTPPSYGRSER
- the metE gene encoding 5-methyltetrahydropteroyltriglutamate--homocysteine S-methyltransferase, which codes for MAKTHNLGFPRIGAKRELKFGLEAYWKGQSSRDELKSLGASLRQRHWQDQAGLDLAPVGDFAFYDQVLDMSFTLGNLPERVQNFHGDALDNYFRVARGRSAQSAEDHTACCGGVAAGEMTKWFDTNYHYIVPEFSAATQFSLDASRLIDQLAEARAAGVKAKPVIVGPVTYLWLGKAKDDSDKLALLPRLLPVYVKLLETLAAQGVEWVQIDEPILVTELGAEWQKAFETAYAALAHAPVKRLLATYFGELIENLPLACRLPVDGLHLDAVNAKGEVAKALAALPADKVVSLGVINGRNIWKSDLAAVLEWLEPIARQLGDRLWIAPSCSLLHVPVDLESEQKLDGEIRAWLAFAKQKLAELSVLARAINEGRDAVSAELNANAGAIASRRASPRVHNPAVKAAVAKIEASLGRRQRPYIERAPKQAAKLKLPLFPTTTIGSFPQTAEIRTARSQYKAGELDQAGYVAAMRAEIERSVREQEALGLDVLVHGEAERNDMVEYFGEQLEGYAFSQFGWVQSYGSRCVKPPIMFGDIRRPKAMTVEWIQYAQSLTDKPMKGMLTGPVTILNWSFVRDDQPRSVSCFQLALAIREEVLDLEKAGVRVIQIDEAALREGLPLRRAQWQTYLDWAVESFRITANGVQDDTQIHTHMCYSEFNDIIAAIADMDADVITIETSRSDMELLDAFDSFQYPNEIGPGVYDIHSPNIPTQEHIVMLMQKAAERIPAQRLWVNPDCGLKTRQWAEVIPALQNMVAAAQTLRSL